The Syntrophorhabdaceae bacterium genome has a window encoding:
- the phoU gene encoding phosphate signaling complex protein PhoU: MLEGHIYKTFDLELKELKEKLLYEGGLVEKAINKAIKALLERNSDLADKVIEDDPVVNALEVEIDEFCLKLLALRQPAARDLRFITTAIKINYDLERIGDMAVNICERVQELNQEPQLKPYIDLPMMAETVQLMLKESLDAFVKEDVAAARKVTKDDQKVDQLLDQIFRELLTYMMQDMRTISRATRVLFISKYLERMADHAVNIAELVIFLVEGKIIRHSKDPQE, encoded by the coding sequence ATGCTTGAAGGACACATCTACAAGACTTTTGATCTTGAGCTTAAAGAGCTCAAGGAGAAGCTCCTCTATGAAGGCGGGCTGGTTGAGAAAGCTATCAACAAAGCGATCAAGGCACTCCTCGAGCGCAACTCCGACCTTGCCGACAAGGTCATAGAGGACGATCCGGTCGTCAACGCCCTCGAAGTTGAGATCGACGAGTTCTGCCTCAAACTCCTGGCTCTGCGGCAGCCTGCGGCACGCGACCTGCGCTTCATCACGACAGCCATCAAGATCAACTACGACCTGGAGCGTATCGGCGACATGGCCGTCAATATCTGTGAGAGGGTCCAGGAACTGAACCAGGAACCTCAGCTCAAACCATACATAGATCTGCCCATGATGGCCGAGACGGTGCAGCTGATGCTCAAGGAGAGTCTTGACGCCTTTGTCAAGGAAGACGTGGCCGCCGCACGAAAGGTCACCAAGGACGATCAAAAAGTCGACCAGCTGCTCGACCAGATCTTTCGCGAGCTCCTGACGTACATGATGCAGGACATGCGGACGATATCACGGGCCACCCGGGTGCTCTTTATCTCCAAGTACCTGGAGCGGATGGCCGATCACGCCGTCAATATCGCCGAACTGGTCATCTTCCTCGTAGAGGGAAAGATAATAAGACATTCCAAGGATCCCCAGGAATAA
- a CDS encoding isoamylase early set domain-containing protein, with translation MAEKQAKKRVTFKFSDAGASHVYIAGSFNSWDPSGRPLKKDAKGTWKTTIMLPQGIHQYRFIVDGNWIEDPSSSHKEMNEFGGFNSVVVV, from the coding sequence ATGGCGGAAAAACAAGCGAAGAAACGTGTAACATTTAAATTCAGCGATGCCGGGGCCAGCCACGTTTATATCGCCGGTTCTTTCAATTCCTGGGACCCCTCCGGGCGCCCTCTTAAAAAGGATGCAAAGGGAACCTGGAAAACAACTATCATGCTCCCCCAGGGTATCCACCAGTACCGGTTCATTGTTGACGGCAATTGGATCGAAGATCCCTCTTCCAGCCATAAGGAAATGAACGAGTTCGGCGGCTTCAATTCCGTAGTTGTCGTCTGA
- a CDS encoding pyridoxal phosphate-dependent aminotransferase: MLSRRAASLKPSPTLAISAKEKTLKAQGIDIAGFGAGEPDFDTPAHIKDAAIKAINDNFTRYTPVTGIDPLKDAIIEKFKRDNGLDYKREEVIVSCGGKHGLYNLFQALFQEGDEVIVPAPFWVSYPPMIELAGGKPVILETSEEDDYQITADTLKKHLTPRTKAVILNYPSNPVGSVFYRDNLEAIGRLAVEHDFFLISDEIYEKLVYDDYRHVSIASMDNAFKDRTIICHGVSKTYAMTGWRIGYSAGPAAIIKAMGNIQSQSTSNPTSISQMAALAALSGKQDFIGTMVAEFKKRKDFLVKSLRGIEGVTCYDPRGAFYVFPNFNVVLGRRYKDRVVDSSTTLTEILLDEFHTAVVPGVEFGKEGYLRLSFATSMNVIEKGVNRIAKAVASMT, from the coding sequence ATGCTATCCAGAAGAGCCGCCTCACTGAAACCCTCACCTACACTGGCCATCTCGGCAAAGGAAAAAACACTCAAGGCCCAGGGAATAGACATCGCCGGCTTCGGCGCGGGCGAGCCCGACTTCGACACTCCTGCACATATAAAAGATGCCGCCATCAAGGCCATCAACGACAATTTCACCCGCTACACCCCCGTCACCGGCATCGATCCTCTCAAAGACGCAATAATCGAAAAATTCAAGCGCGACAACGGCCTTGACTACAAACGCGAAGAGGTCATCGTTTCCTGCGGTGGAAAACACGGTCTCTACAACCTGTTCCAGGCCCTCTTCCAGGAAGGCGACGAGGTTATAGTCCCTGCCCCCTTCTGGGTATCCTATCCGCCGATGATCGAGCTTGCAGGCGGCAAGCCCGTAATCCTCGAAACCAGCGAGGAAGACGACTACCAGATCACAGCGGACACCCTGAAGAAACACCTCACCCCCCGGACCAAGGCAGTCATTCTCAACTATCCCTCGAATCCCGTGGGCTCTGTTTTCTATCGCGATAACCTCGAGGCTATAGGCAGGCTTGCAGTGGAGCACGACTTTTTCCTTATCTCCGACGAGATCTACGAGAAGCTCGTCTATGATGATTACCGCCACGTCAGTATCGCTTCCATGGACAACGCATTCAAGGACCGGACCATCATATGCCACGGTGTTTCCAAGACCTATGCCATGACGGGCTGGAGAATAGGCTATAGCGCGGGCCCCGCCGCCATTATAAAAGCCATGGGCAACATCCAGAGCCAGAGCACCTCGAACCCGACCTCCATATCGCAGATGGCGGCGCTTGCCGCCTTGAGCGGCAAGCAGGACTTCATCGGCACCATGGTCGCCGAATTCAAGAAGAGAAAGGATTTTCTGGTGAAAAGCCTGAGGGGCATTGAAGGCGTGACCTGTTATGACCCGAGAGGCGCTTTCTATGTATTTCCCAACTTCAATGTTGTTCTCGGAAGGCGATACAAGGACCGCGTTGTGGATTCATCGACAACGCTGACAGAGATCCTTCTCGACGAGTTTCATACCGCGGTGGTTCCCGGTGTGGAGTTTGGCAAGGAAGGATACCTCCGGCTCTCCTTTGCCACATCCATGAACGTCATTGAAAAGGGCGTGAACAGGATAGCCAAAGCGGTTGCATCCATGACCTGA
- the tilS gene encoding tRNA lysidine(34) synthetase TilS, with protein sequence MLGLFVTADNLRKTPVLSGTARHGMDLSRKISRLITNEGMIAENDRVLVGFSGGIDSATLLFVLMEIRERVPFDLAVAHVNHLLRQEESERDEAFTRETAERCKLPCFVQRADVKGYARSMGLSVQHAGRDIRYRFFNETADREGYTKVAVAHNLDDQIETFLLRLVKGTGIRGLSSIPPARERIVRPFINTYRSEIESYAAARSIPFVSDSSNDKTVYERNYVRHKIIPLLNELNPAFKDKVVSLLGDLTKINGFFDEKKRTFAAKNMRESGGDTLVPVGPLMKLDEETRFRVISEIIGNLAPFVPLREHIGLIEKVLSSQRPNLRLDLPSSLRITRAYDTLIFTTKKAPAAVKETFLLVEGKNCIAPLEMNVTVTVLKEPPPSYPVNAFTAYFDLGKLGSLDSLVIRTFRPGDRFRPLGMDQLVKIKDFFISRKIPLESRRQTPLLLCGDAIIWVVGHRIDDRFKIESNTGRVLKVTTRKSCQPSSISD encoded by the coding sequence TTGCTCGGGCTGTTCGTGACGGCGGACAACCTGCGGAAGACCCCTGTCCTGTCAGGCACGGCACGGCACGGAATGGATCTCTCCCGCAAAATATCACGACTCATTACGAATGAAGGTATGATCGCCGAGAATGACCGTGTCCTTGTCGGTTTCTCCGGGGGCATCGATTCGGCGACACTCCTTTTTGTGCTCATGGAGATCCGGGAGAGGGTTCCCTTCGACCTTGCCGTCGCCCATGTGAACCATCTCCTGAGACAGGAAGAGTCGGAAAGGGACGAAGCCTTCACGAGGGAAACAGCGGAGCGCTGCAAGCTTCCCTGTTTCGTGCAAAGGGCGGACGTGAAGGGCTATGCCCGGTCGATGGGACTCTCTGTCCAGCACGCAGGCAGGGATATCCGGTACCGTTTCTTCAATGAAACGGCCGACCGCGAGGGATACACGAAGGTTGCCGTCGCCCACAATCTCGACGACCAGATCGAAACCTTTCTTCTGAGACTCGTCAAGGGGACGGGTATCCGCGGATTGTCTTCGATACCTCCCGCGCGCGAGAGGATAGTACGGCCATTCATCAACACCTACAGGTCAGAGATAGAATCCTATGCCGCGGCCCGCTCCATCCCCTTTGTCAGCGATTCCTCCAACGACAAGACGGTCTATGAACGCAACTACGTTCGCCACAAGATAATTCCTCTCCTCAACGAATTGAACCCGGCATTCAAGGATAAGGTCGTTTCCCTCCTCGGGGACCTCACAAAGATAAACGGCTTCTTCGACGAAAAGAAGCGCACCTTCGCTGCGAAGAATATGCGTGAAAGCGGCGGCGACACTCTCGTACCCGTCGGGCCGCTTATGAAACTCGATGAAGAGACCCGTTTCAGGGTCATCAGCGAAATCATCGGGAACCTGGCGCCTTTCGTCCCTCTCAGGGAACATATCGGGCTCATCGAAAAGGTGTTGTCCTCTCAAAGACCAAATCTGCGCCTCGATCTGCCTTCTTCTCTCAGGATAACCAGGGCCTATGACACGCTCATATTCACCACGAAGAAAGCTCCGGCGGCGGTCAAGGAGACCTTTCTCCTTGTGGAAGGGAAGAACTGCATCGCTCCCCTCGAGATGAATGTCACCGTCACCGTCTTGAAGGAACCTCCTCCTTCCTATCCAGTGAACGCTTTCACGGCATACTTCGACCTCGGCAAGCTCGGCTCCCTCGACAGCCTTGTTATCCGCACATTCCGTCCCGGCGACAGGTTCCGCCCCCTCGGTATGGACCAGCTGGTGAAGATAAAGGATTTCTTCATATCCAGGAAGATACCGCTGGAGTCACGCAGGCAGACTCCACTCCTGCTCTGCGGCGATGCAATTATCTGGGTCGTGGGCCACCGGATCGACGACCGGTTCAAAATAGAAAGCAACACCGGCAGAGTCCTGAAGGTGACCACCCGAAAATCCTGTCAACCCTCTTCAATTTCTGATTGA
- a CDS encoding zinc ribbon domain-containing protein → MPIYEYTCRECGNEFEVIVFRDDVPECPACGARDPQKNMSSFGFSAGSKFRSSGGSGGSCAGCSSPDCSGCS, encoded by the coding sequence ATGCCCATCTATGAATATACCTGCCGCGAATGCGGGAATGAATTCGAAGTGATAGTATTCAGGGACGACGTCCCTGAATGCCCCGCGTGCGGGGCCAGGGACCCGCAAAAGAATATGTCTTCCTTCGGCTTTTCGGCGGGATCGAAGTTCAGATCGTCGGGTGGTTCGGGTGGTTCCTGCGCCGGATGCTCCTCGCCTGATTGCTCGGGCTGTTCGTGA